The genomic segment CAAGTTTTCGTTCTTCAATCTCTTAGCTATGGATGCTTTTATTTACTTTGAATCCTTACTTGTTTGATCTAAAGCAGGAATGAAACTTATGTTCGAGTTCATGGACATTTGAAGAGTGTCAAGGGTAGAAGGCAGGTGGTGGTATATGCAATCAGGTAATTTTTTATTAGCACTGGATGAAGGAATTGGGCAATTTTCCTGCGTCATTTTGGATGCCAGTAGTTGAAGTATTTTACTTTTTAGGCCCAAGAAGCCTATCTACAAGAACGAAAAGGAAATTCTAGCCACCTAAAAGCCAAATTGTTCCGATGTCtttgtgaattttggctgccaTGCCACCATGTCCCCTACTACTCCCCTTActgcaagaaaacatttttcAATCCACATTTGATGATGGGATATTGAATTTTTCCTCCTTCCAGGCCCGTGACTAATTATAATGAGGTAGCAAACCATTTTATTGAGTGCATACATGCCCACTGCTCCTCCAATCACGGAATAAAGGTATTATCCTGTTTAATACAGACGTTTCTCATGCAAATTTGTCGGAGAAATTGAAATTTATGCTTGTTtccaattttcttattttaattaaataaaaaatcaacaGTTTAGTTTCATAATATCGGTGCCAATATACAGAGTGGTGTTTCTGGCCTCTCTTCATCTTCCTTGGTTATTGGAACTCCTAAGCCCTACAATGCTTCCTTGTCTAGTCAAGTTAGTTCACATCTTGACTTGTTTTCTTATGAGTATCCTGAATTTGCAAAAATTTGCCTTAGACCTGCATCTtctgtttattttttattatctaGGTCTCTCAGGAGTACAACTTGGACGGACTCGGGAACATAGATAAGATGGTTTTGGACTATCTGCAACAACCGTCATCCCTGTAAGTCATCTAAGAACTGCTCGTTGGTGCAAGATTCATGTTAGCGTGTCTTGAGATGTACTTGTACCTCTGTTTGTCGATGTGCATGCATAAGGCAATtccatgaaaatttaaattaaataattaagtgGATAAAAGGTGGGCATATGTAACGTCTTTGTTTAACTCGCTGCGACTAGTTATAATTTCATTTCGGCTAGTTTGTGTCGGCATGTACTATGAGCctgaaaaatatataaacatCTTGAGGTATACGTTTAAAGTGTTGTCAGACTTTGGTCTCGTCTAATATGGTTTCTGAATAGTTGAAGGTGTTATGAGTGAATTGAGACTTTCAATCCCTTGAATGTGACAACAAACTCCGGCGTACTTAAATGCATAATTACATTTGACTGTTTTTACTAAAATCTGGAGTATATAAACATCAGGATTGAGTAAATCATTGATGGTTACAGATTGGCCACAGCTTCATCATCGGGATCAGCTTTTAAGCATGTCATTCATCTATAACTCCCCTCAAATTCAGGAAGATCCTTGAAAAAATTCGCAGTTCAGTAGCCACATCTCTATGTTTTTATACTAACATCAGTGGTGTATGACCCTaagtaaaattatatattttattatcgaATAATCTTTTAGCATCTACTGTTCCTAGCGAACAGAATGTGAACTCCATGAACAGGTATATAACATCAGGTTTGTCACTGTAATGAGCGACCAGTTTTgggtttcaaaaacaaaaatttcacTAGTTTCTGGCCTATTGGTAGCAAAAGGCATGTAATGTTCCAATTGTACATGCTTATAATGTAATCCTGGAATCTCTCAAGGATGATTGACACTTTCTCTGATCTACGATtctataaattatttttcatggTTCTGTCATCACAATTTTGTTTTTTGACCGTATCTGAGTTCTTTCCATTTTCAGTGCACAGGAAAAAGGAATTCACCGGAATGAAATAGCGCAAAAGCTTAAAATTTCCCAAGAAAAAATTCTGTATGTTCACTTTCTCCTCTCTATCATGTGTTGGGGAGATTTTTCGAGAAGCAACCGGTAGCATATTAACCAATGTTTTTATCTTGACAGAGAAACTATGGAATCTCTTGAATCAGAGGGGTTGGTTTATTCTACAATTGATGAGTTTCACTACAAGTCCACAGCCGGTTAAGTttgccaattggtatgaggtcTGCATCGAGGCTTTCTCCTCCCTGAATATATCTATGGTTGTTTCTTGCAAATGGAAGATATTCACATAACTAGTCATACACTGTCGTATGACACAACAATATTTTTAGCATGGTAGTTAGCTTCTTACGAACTTGCTGCTGGTTTCCAAATATATCTTATTATAATCATGCTTCTATTTTGTTGATACCGGTAGAATGGACGTAGAGTCTGTTGTTATTTGAAACAGGGCCAACAATCCTTCAAATTAAATTAAGCAAACCAATAGGAAGTTGTTTGGCAGTTCTGCAGGTAATGGCAACTTACTAATTTCCTGACGTATCTTCTTCCCTCTGTGGCCCGACTGCGATTTTTTTAGAATGCGTCTGgattgaaatatttgaaactACAATTTAGACGTTTCTACAATTTTATGGATGCAAAATTACTTTGTATCAATTGATGCAACAGATTTAAATTCTgaattataaaaatcatttaaaatttatttatcaaatcaTTCTTCAATGTTCTAATATCTGTGTCCAATTGAtagcaaatattttttttactggTGAAATAAATTATGAGTCGATATCCAACCATTGGACTGATGCGCATTTTTACGTTTTTGTTTTGTAAACCCTTCACTGATAAACCTGAAGTAGTTGCAAATCTTTTACAAATTCAAGAACTTCATCCAGAATACGATTAATTGGGAAAGTCATCAagttaaaatcatttttttttaaaaaaatagagtgAGTGACTAcaaaaactatttttaaaaaacatataaaaagTGCGTAAGTTCAAATTTCTGATTTTTGAGCTAATACTTCTATTTATATTtctattcaaaataaaaataaaaaccaacCCTTTTTACATTCATCCAAAGGTTAAATCCACTtctgtttttttaaatatatgtaCTTTAAAAGTTGAACTTATTTAAAGTGTTTTTTTAAGCTACAATAATATATCCAAACTCCCCAATTAACAACTAGTTTAATTAGTCAATCGTGCATCTCATTATTGTTGGACCAAAATCCCATTAGATGTGTTTTCAAGTTCCTAAATCATATCAACTTCTTTACGAATTCAACAATTCATGTCATCTCAGCGTAACCTTTGAAACTATCCACCGAGTAAAACGCTATAGGAAAATTTATCTATTATTATCATTACGAAGCTAGAATATCTGTCCACAAAAATGAAGACCAATGTTCAATAGCCAAAAGAAACTAAATCTACGGCATCTTAAGAGTATAGTTTCCATGGAAAAAGGTAACACAACAAGCTCAAAGATCTTCTTTTACCTCTGCAGCAATGCCAAGAAGTTTTCCGAGTTCGCCGTTTTCATATGCTTCAACAGTATCTGTGATgtaattttttcaaattattaCACAAGGAGGAAATAAATTTGTAGTCGAGTACTTGGGACAAGAATTTACCATCAGAACCACCGATGTGCTTTCCATTGATGAAAACCTGTGGTACGGTTCGCCTCCCTACAATCTGACTTAAAGCATCTTGAATGTTTGCTCCATCCTCTGCACACATTTTATAAGGACAACACCCAGTAACCTTACAAGAATCTAACTGAAAGTAAGAACCCGCAGAAGTTTGTTCCAGGTTTCCTATTTCCCTGTCTTTCTACTTGCCACCCTTTAATTCATGTTATTACTCCAAATTTTTAATTGATGCATTCTTCGACTAGGATAGCAGAACTGTTAGCTTGACACGAGATCAATTGATCGTTATTAGATTTGATCAGAACTGTCAGCCGGAATACTTTcatgattataatttataacacaATCATAAATCCTAATTTGCAAAGAACTCATGGTCTGAGCCCACAAACATGTTCATAAAAGAAGATCTATGAACCCAACCTGAGCTCACATGCTCGAGCTATTGTATTTTAGACTCGATGAGCTTTAGGTAAAGCTCATTTTGTCCTTTTAGATCTTGAGCTCGACTTAAGCTAATCATTCACATCCTTAGTTTGATATCAATCGATACTACACGATAGCAGCAATATGTACACAATCGGAGGATAAGAATACAgcttctaaagaacaaacctCTCTCATCAAGTTCAACAACATACGGCTCTTGCTTCAACTCTTTAAAGACAGCTTTTGCCCTTCTGCAGTATCTGTATGTCAATCACAACAACAAAAGGGTACAATGTCAACATTATAAATTTAAGATTACTGCCGTGTATGAATAAATTAAGTTACAAGAATCATTCGTACATCTCAAGCTAATGCCAAATTCCCATGAACCGTAGCAATTCACAACTTAGAGCCAAGTAatataaaacttaaaacatgtTCTACCCAGATACAGATTGCAAGGCAACTTCTTACAGAACCAATAAGGACGTGAAAGTCATAACTAATAGAACATGTTTTAATTGTTAATAATCAAATATCGGTTTATATCCTGAATCCTGATAGCAG from the Primulina eburnea isolate SZY01 chromosome 3, ASM2296580v1, whole genome shotgun sequence genome contains:
- the LOC140825372 gene encoding replication protein A 32 kDa subunit A-like, with the protein product MMFGSSQNDASAITGGFISSQTSDPSPTSAKSRDNQPMYPVTVKQLIEASPSADDKSGYLIDGVDVYNVKLVGMTYDKSERVTDVSFVIDDGTGRIGCHMWINDSQDTKEVEGLTNETYVRVHGHLKSVKGRRQVVVYAIRPVTNYNEVANHFIECIHAHCSSNHGIKSGVSGLSSSSLVIGTPKPYNASLSSQVSQEYNLDGLGNIDKMVLDYLQQPSSLAQEKGIHRNEIAQKLKISQEKILETMESLESEGLVYSTIDEFHYKSTAG
- the LOC140825374 gene encoding glutaredoxin-C4 is translated as MAKLGFLPSFTVSKLLLLFAITLLLTLLWESNVEAKPKSPAAFVKKTISSRSIVIFSKSYCPYCRRAKAVFKELKQEPYVVELDEREDGANIQDALSQIVGRRTVPQVFINGKHIGGSDDTVEAYENGELGKLLGIAAETHSKKIAVGPQREEDTSGN